From a single Anaerolineaceae bacterium oral taxon 439 genomic region:
- a CDS encoding cytidine deaminase produces MNRKQLIDLALDARKKSYSPYSGYAVGAALLTKSGAVFTGANIENAVLGLTICAERTAIFQAVLAGERAFERIVVATRDGGSPCGSCRQVMAEFSLEMEVTMVNGDGEIVSESTVAGLLPYAFTPLNLKSAERG; encoded by the coding sequence ATGAACAGGAAGCAACTCATTGATCTCGCGCTTGACGCGCGAAAAAAATCTTACAGTCCGTATTCCGGATATGCCGTCGGCGCCGCGCTGTTGACGAAGAGCGGGGCGGTTTTTACCGGCGCGAATATCGAGAATGCCGTGCTGGGGCTGACGATCTGCGCTGAGCGGACCGCGATTTTTCAGGCGGTTCTCGCCGGCGAACGCGCGTTTGAACGGATTGTCGTCGCGACGCGGGACGGCGGTTCTCCCTGCGGCTCCTGCCGTCAGGTCATGGCCGAGTTTTCGCTCGAAATGGAAGTGACGATGGTGAACGGGGATGGAGAAATCGTCTCCGAGAGTACGGTTGCGGGGCTTCTTCCGTACGCGTTTACGCCGCTCAACCTGAAATCCGCTGAACGCGGCTGA
- a CDS encoding DNA repair protein RecO produces the protein MPFVEKSIRVQAMILAHYNYGESDRFVRMLTPDRGKLSALARGVRKMNSRKAGHLEPFTVVSAQLVQGRGSAWTVQQVETQEAYPDLACNLETTCYAAYVAELADRFSDEETESRDLFNLVVRTIRRLHSDDDPYPALRLFDFRLLDLTGYRPQLQDCVGCGEAIRPQAQYFSLSFGGALCPNCAALDCHALPISTRTLKFFRYYQARSLADTGVVPWPGELRAESDRILNAYFTHILERKINSREFLEKVG, from the coding sequence ATGCCTTTCGTCGAAAAATCGATCCGCGTTCAGGCGATGATCCTCGCGCATTATAACTATGGGGAGTCCGACCGCTTCGTCCGCATGCTGACGCCGGACCGCGGAAAGCTCTCGGCGCTGGCGCGCGGGGTCCGAAAGATGAATTCGCGAAAAGCGGGGCATCTCGAACCGTTCACTGTCGTCAGCGCGCAGCTCGTCCAGGGGCGCGGTTCCGCCTGGACGGTCCAGCAGGTCGAAACGCAGGAGGCTTATCCTGATTTAGCGTGCAATCTGGAAACGACCTGTTACGCTGCGTATGTCGCCGAGCTGGCTGATCGGTTTTCTGATGAGGAAACGGAGAGCCGCGACTTGTTTAACCTGGTCGTGCGGACGATCCGCCGGCTTCATTCTGACGATGATCCTTATCCGGCGCTGCGTCTTTTCGATTTCCGGCTGCTGGATTTAACCGGTTACCGTCCCCAGCTGCAGGATTGCGTCGGGTGCGGCGAGGCGATTCGGCCTCAGGCGCAGTATTTTTCGTTGTCGTTTGGCGGGGCGCTCTGTCCGAATTGCGCGGCGCTCGACTGCCATGCGCTTCCGATTTCGACGCGGACGCTGAAGTTTTTTCGCTATTATCAGGCACGTTCGTTAGCCGACACGGGAGTTGTTCCCTGGCCAGGGGAGCTCCGTGCGGAATCGGACCGGATCCTGAACGCGTATTTTACGCATATTCTGGAGCGGAAAATAAACAGTCGTGAGTTCCTGGAAAAGGTGGGGTAG
- a CDS encoding glutaconyl-CoA decarboxylase subunit beta — protein MSISSIFDTFYFLNWKELVMIAIGLILIYLAIVREYEPTLLLPIGFGCILANLGMSSYQTFTATEINAATGEIVSVTKSGFMKVLYDAGIGTELFPLLIFIGVGAMIDFRPLLAMPKMVILGAAGQFGIYGTLILASALAKFIPGLNWGLAETASIGTIGAIDGPTAIYVTSKIAPQILGPVAVAAYSYMSLIPIIQPPVMKALTSRKDRMIHMEYAPRPVSDRAIIVFPMLVTIAISIISPDAAPLIAALMLGNLMKESGVVDRLDKASQNEIINVSTLFLGLTVGGTMTGDQFLNFGVLIIMVLGLFAFVLDTAAGVLFGQLMKVLTGGKINPLIGACGISAFPMAGRIAAQMALEEDDGNFILMHAMGANTAGQLGSVIAGGVLLALVQSIL, from the coding sequence ATGAGCATTAGCAGTATTTTTGATACGTTCTATTTCCTGAACTGGAAAGAATTAGTTATGATCGCGATCGGCCTGATCCTGATTTATCTGGCGATCGTTCGCGAATATGAACCGACGCTGCTGCTGCCGATCGGGTTCGGCTGTATTCTTGCCAACTTGGGAATGTCCTCCTATCAGACGTTTACCGCGACCGAAATCAACGCGGCGACCGGCGAAATCGTATCGGTTACGAAATCCGGTTTCATGAAGGTTCTTTACGACGCAGGGATCGGGACCGAGCTTTTCCCGCTCCTGATTTTTATCGGCGTGGGCGCGATGATCGACTTTCGTCCGCTGCTTGCGATGCCGAAGATGGTTATCCTTGGCGCGGCCGGGCAGTTCGGAATTTACGGGACGCTGATTCTCGCTTCGGCGCTCGCGAAGTTCATCCCGGGCCTGAACTGGGGCTTGGCGGAGACCGCTTCGATCGGTACGATCGGCGCGATCGACGGACCGACGGCGATCTACGTCACGTCAAAAATCGCGCCGCAGATCCTGGGCCCGGTCGCGGTCGCCGCTTATTCGTACATGAGCCTGATCCCGATTATTCAGCCTCCGGTCATGAAGGCGCTGACGTCGAGAAAAGACCGGATGATCCATATGGAATACGCGCCGAGGCCGGTTTCCGACCGCGCGATTATCGTTTTCCCGATGCTGGTCACGATCGCGATTTCGATTATCTCCCCTGACGCCGCGCCGTTGATCGCCGCGCTGATGCTGGGGAACTTGATGAAGGAGTCGGGCGTTGTCGATCGTCTTGATAAAGCGTCGCAGAACGAAATTATCAACGTTTCGACGTTGTTCCTCGGGTTGACGGTCGGCGGAACGATGACCGGGGATCAGTTCCTGAACTTCGGCGTCCTGATTATCATGGTTCTCGGATTATTCGCGTTCGTTCTCGATACCGCCGCCGGCGTTCTCTTTGGTCAGTTGATGAAAGTCCTGACCGGCGGGAAGATTAACCCGCTGATCGGCGCCTGCGGAATCAGCGCGTTCCCGATGGCCGGACGGATCGCCGCGCAGATGGCGCTTGAAGAAGACGATGGGAACTTTATTCTGATGCATGCGATGGGCGCGAACACGGCGGGCCAGCTGGGCTCGGTTATTGCCGGCGGCGTCCTCCTGGCGCTCGTACAGAGTATTCTGTAA
- a CDS encoding ribonuclease J has product MKKKKLHFIPLGGLGEVGRNMMLFGYDDRYIIIDCGVQFPDSSMIGIDFIIPDMTFLQGKEANILGVFVTHAHEDHIGALVHLFKVIENVPTYATQLTAGMIETRLARGGQLNKTKIMVTNAGDTIETGPFKVEFIHVTHSIPDSVAFAIHTPAGTVVVTGDFKFDLTPIDGWGADLSKLASVGDKGVLALFSDSTNSEKPGWTPSEREITPTFEHVFETAPGRIIISSFASLISRLQQVTDIARRYGRKICIVGTSMIDNVNLAKKLGYLEMPDDCVVSLDDALSLPDHKLVILCTGSQGEPTAILGRLSTGKYSAFSIKEGDTVVLSSHPIPGNEEQVSLIINRLIRMGANVIYNSLLSVHVSGHACADEMKMMISLIRPKYLIPVHGELRQLTRHKTLGTLMDIPAENIFVIENGQTLVFDDGTAKLGPKVPASVVLVDGTNVGDMTADILYQRERLADSGVVVVTLILNRGNNSLIREPKIVHEGLMTEKEMMSYQEELDDLIASTIAKKNGQSQEALEKNLEQVLRRFFYTTTGRAPWIIVNPFYL; this is encoded by the coding sequence ATGAAGAAAAAGAAATTGCATTTTATTCCGCTCGGCGGATTGGGTGAGGTTGGGCGGAATATGATGCTCTTCGGGTATGACGACCGCTATATTATTATTGACTGCGGCGTTCAATTTCCGGATAGTTCGATGATCGGGATTGATTTTATTATTCCGGATATGACGTTCCTCCAGGGAAAAGAAGCGAATATTTTAGGCGTTTTCGTGACGCACGCGCATGAGGACCATATTGGCGCGCTGGTCCACCTGTTTAAGGTTATCGAGAACGTTCCGACCTACGCGACGCAGCTGACGGCCGGCATGATTGAGACGCGCCTGGCGCGCGGCGGGCAGCTGAATAAAACGAAGATTATGGTCACCAACGCCGGCGATACGATCGAGACGGGACCGTTTAAAGTTGAATTTATTCACGTTACCCATTCGATCCCGGACTCGGTCGCGTTCGCGATTCATACGCCGGCAGGGACGGTCGTCGTAACCGGCGACTTCAAGTTTGACCTGACGCCGATCGATGGCTGGGGCGCGGATTTATCCAAGCTGGCTTCCGTCGGCGATAAGGGCGTTTTAGCCCTTTTCAGCGATTCGACCAACAGCGAGAAGCCGGGCTGGACGCCGTCCGAGCGGGAAATTACCCCCACGTTTGAGCATGTTTTTGAGACGGCGCCGGGCCGGATTATTATTTCGTCGTTCGCCTCGCTGATTTCCCGGCTGCAGCAGGTAACGGACATTGCGCGCCGTTATGGACGGAAGATCTGTATCGTCGGAACGAGCATGATCGATAACGTCAATCTGGCAAAGAAGCTCGGCTATCTTGAAATGCCTGACGATTGCGTTGTGTCGTTGGACGACGCGCTGTCGCTTCCGGATCATAAGCTCGTTATTCTCTGTACGGGGTCGCAGGGCGAGCCGACGGCGATCCTCGGACGCTTATCGACCGGAAAATATTCGGCGTTCAGTATCAAGGAAGGCGATACGGTCGTCCTCTCGTCGCATCCGATTCCCGGCAATGAGGAACAGGTGTCGCTGATTATTAATCGCCTGATCCGCATGGGGGCGAACGTGATCTATAATTCGCTGCTTTCGGTGCATGTCTCAGGTCATGCCTGCGCGGATGAAATGAAGATGATGATCAGTCTGATCCGGCCGAAATACCTGATCCCGGTCCATGGCGAGCTGCGCCAGCTGACGCGGCATAAGACGCTCGGGACGCTGATGGATATTCCTGCGGAAAATATTTTTGTGATCGAAAATGGGCAGACGCTGGTCTTTGACGACGGTACGGCGAAGCTGGGGCCGAAGGTGCCGGCGTCCGTCGTCCTGGTCGATGGGACGAACGTTGGCGATATGACGGCGGATATTCTGTATCAGCGCGAGCGCCTGGCGGACAGCGGGGTTGTCGTCGTGACGCTGATCCTGAACCGCGGGAATAACAGCCTGATCCGTGAGCCGAAGATCGTTCATGAGGGCCTGATGACGGAAAAGGAGATGATGAGTTATCAGGAGGAGCTGGACGATCTGATCGCGTCGACGATCGCGAAGAAAAATGGCCAGAGCCAGGAGGCGCTGGAGAAGAACCTGGAACAGGTCCTCAGGCGGTTCTTCTATACGACGACCGGGCGCGCGCCCTGGATTATCGTGAACCCGTTTTATCTGTGA
- a CDS encoding restriction endonuclease encodes MENLAKYIRPSLAEKFEFQSYGHALEILSEAFPTEWKEIQDCLENLSISVADIRAAGGNETAIPKKFDDFLYPVGWREIKITGDLLVKLFPRRENQRGRFSNMPYEERIISGYIDGHNIDFIKNKVAFDLEWNSKDQTFDRDLLAMRTYFDCGLIEVGIIVTRSKELDEVFRSLIDLNGRSLIQKYGASTTWLGKLETRLKSRRNGGCPILAVGIRKTCIMVDL; translated from the coding sequence ATGGAAAACTTAGCAAAATATATTCGGCCCAGCTTAGCGGAAAAGTTCGAATTTCAAAGCTATGGCCATGCGCTGGAGATTCTGAGCGAAGCGTTCCCGACTGAGTGGAAAGAGATTCAAGATTGCCTGGAAAATTTATCCATATCGGTCGCAGATATTCGAGCCGCAGGGGGAAACGAAACGGCGATCCCGAAAAAATTCGACGATTTCCTCTATCCAGTCGGTTGGAGAGAGATAAAAATTACCGGAGACTTACTCGTTAAGCTTTTCCCACGAAGAGAGAATCAACGCGGAAGATTTTCAAATATGCCTTATGAGGAACGGATTATCTCGGGATATATCGATGGCCACAATATCGACTTTATTAAAAACAAGGTCGCGTTTGATTTGGAATGGAATAGTAAGGACCAAACGTTTGACAGGGACTTACTGGCGATGCGAACGTATTTCGATTGCGGATTAATAGAGGTAGGTATTATCGTAACTCGTTCCAAAGAGTTAGACGAGGTTTTCAGAAGTCTTATCGATTTAAACGGAAGATCCCTGATTCAAAAGTATGGAGCGAGTACGACATGGCTCGGGAAATTGGAAACTCGATTGAAATCAAGACGAAATGGCGGTTGTCCAATTTTGGCCGTTGGAATTCGGAAGACGTGCATTATGGTGGATTTGTAA
- a CDS encoding S-adenosylmethionine-binding protein, producing MESGELDRTVADLLAYTAGKKYKTIYADPPWQFQNRTGKVAPEHKRLSRYPTMDLDQIKALPVGRIADEKSHLYLWVPNALLPDGLDVMKDWGFEYKTNIIWEKIRKDGMPDGRGVGFYFRNVTEILLFGVRGDKNRTRESGRSQVNLIRSMKREHSRKPDEFISLIEDCSFEPYIELFARGNRSGWDMWGNQADDDYEPTWDTYANHTVSIKSSQLRFIVDGATEVVG from the coding sequence ATGGAATCGGGGGAGTTAGATCGAACAGTTGCGGATCTCCTTGCGTATACCGCGGGGAAAAAATATAAAACGATTTATGCCGATCCGCCATGGCAATTTCAGAACCGAACCGGGAAGGTCGCTCCGGAGCATAAACGATTAAGTCGGTATCCTACGATGGACTTGGATCAGATTAAAGCGCTTCCTGTTGGAAGGATCGCCGACGAGAAAAGTCATTTGTATTTGTGGGTCCCGAACGCTTTACTCCCGGATGGCTTGGATGTCATGAAAGATTGGGGCTTTGAGTATAAAACCAATATTATTTGGGAAAAGATCCGAAAAGACGGAATGCCGGATGGGCGGGGCGTTGGTTTTTATTTTCGGAATGTGACGGAGATTCTTTTGTTTGGCGTCAGAGGCGATAAAAATCGGACGCGCGAGTCTGGTCGTTCTCAAGTCAATCTGATTCGTTCTATGAAGCGGGAGCACTCTCGCAAGCCGGATGAATTTATTTCTTTAATTGAAGACTGCTCTTTTGAACCATATATAGAATTATTCGCTCGTGGAAATCGGAGTGGCTGGGACATGTGGGGGAATCAAGCTGATGACGATTATGAACCAACGTGGGATACGTACGCGAATCATACGGTCTCAATCAAATCTTCGCAGCTTCGTTTTATCGTCGATGGGGCAACGGAAGTTGTCGGATAG
- a CDS encoding sugar ABC transporter permease: MKPNQTTFKTILNKYGIAIVLLAMILFLSIVKPNFRTWDNLLNILTQTSIYGILSLGMTIVIISKGIDLSVGSILALSAVVATSLGQTSGAANKVYPNLPELPIIVPILAALLVGMVAGAINGSLIAYTGIPAFIATLGMTTIARGATYLYTNGRPISTLIPQFKFIGQGRFLGIPMPGWIYIVMIAIMWTLLSQTRFGKRAYAIGGNINAAQVSGVNVKGTLVWIYTLMGLLCGVAAIVSSGRMVSAQPGLATGYELTAIASTTIGGTSHSGGIGTIGGAVIGALVLSVMRNGMTLMGVHSYWQQIVEGLVIILSVIFDMRKNARKS, encoded by the coding sequence ATGAAACCTAACCAGACCACTTTCAAAACGATTCTTAATAAATACGGGATTGCGATCGTCTTATTGGCGATGATCCTGTTCCTGTCGATCGTCAAGCCGAATTTCCGGACCTGGGATAACCTGCTGAATATTTTAACCCAGACGTCGATCTACGGGATCCTATCGCTGGGGATGACGATCGTAATCATCTCAAAAGGAATCGACCTGTCCGTCGGATCGATTTTAGCGCTGTCGGCGGTTGTCGCGACCTCGCTGGGCCAGACCTCCGGCGCCGCGAATAAAGTTTATCCGAACCTGCCGGAGCTTCCGATTATCGTCCCGATTCTCGCCGCGCTGCTCGTCGGCATGGTTGCCGGAGCGATTAACGGATCGCTTATCGCCTACACAGGGATCCCGGCGTTTATCGCAACGTTGGGGATGACGACAATCGCGCGGGGCGCGACGTACCTCTATACCAACGGACGCCCGATCAGCACGCTCATCCCGCAGTTCAAATTCATCGGGCAGGGGCGTTTCCTCGGGATCCCGATGCCCGGATGGATTTATATCGTCATGATCGCGATCATGTGGACCCTCCTCTCGCAGACGCGTTTCGGGAAACGCGCGTACGCGATCGGCGGCAACATCAACGCAGCGCAGGTTTCCGGCGTCAACGTCAAAGGAACGCTCGTCTGGATCTATACGCTGATGGGCTTGCTCTGCGGCGTGGCGGCGATCGTTTCGTCCGGACGGATGGTCTCAGCTCAGCCAGGACTGGCGACCGGGTACGAGCTGACCGCGATCGCGTCGACGACGATCGGCGGAACGAGCCATTCCGGCGGAATCGGAACGATCGGCGGCGCGGTTATCGGCGCGCTCGTCCTTTCGGTCATGCGCAACGGGATGACGCTGATGGGGGTGCATTCCTACTGGCAGCAGATCGTCGAGGGCCTCGTAATTATCCTGTCGGTCATCTTCGACATGCGCAAGAACGCCCGCAAAAGTTAA